The Nicotiana sylvestris chromosome 6, ASM39365v2, whole genome shotgun sequence genomic sequence GAGTCAGAGGTTCAATCAGTGTCAATCTTCTGTTAGTCATGGTAGATCTTCTATTGAGATTGAAAAATTAAAGATATTTTTTCTTGAAAATGAATGAGATTAAATTAAAGTTAACAAGGAACTTAATTTCTGGTCTTTCCTTCTCCCAAATTTTCACTATCACCTATCCAATGTTCATTACATCGTTCTTGCTATAGAACTTGTCAACTAGCTACTATGTTGAAGCTTTGTGTTCCAAAAGCCACACTAGCCTTTCCAGCTGGTTACTGCTGCTTTTTGTCATTTAGATATTATTGAACTGTCTTCAGGGGTCTCGATGACTAGACATTCTTGTTAATGTTCATAGGGGTATTGATTTGTCAAGATGGAAAGAGCTACTAAGTCAAAACGGAGAAATGCCCGACTTGAATAAGTTTGTTCAGCATGTCGGTGAAAATCATTTCATCCCAAACAGTGTTTTGGTGGATTGCACTGCAGACTCTCATATCGCAAGCCAATACTATGACTGGTTGCACAGAGGCATCCATGTGGTCACCCCAAATAAAAAGGCTAACTCAGGACCGCTTGACCAGGTTACTAATTACTTTCatgtttgattttcttttcttcttaaaAGTGCTTAATACTCTGGGAAAAAAAGCATTTTGATCGACTAAGTCAATAATCAAATTTTCCCCATTTCCTAATTATATTTTGCTTTCCACTTCATCAAAGATGGGAAAAATGAGTCTTTTTAAAAACTTCTGTTTTATCTCTATTTGAAAAATACCTCAAAACAAGACAACTAAGGCGTCGATAATTATATAGATAGCTGGTAAAGGAAGCTACTCATACCTTTTTATTGCATATTTTCCTTCAATTGTTTCCAGTACTTGAAGATGAGAGCTCTGCAGCGACAATCATATACTCATTACTTCTATGAAGCTACTGTTGGAGCTGGTCTACCAATCATTAGCACTTTACGTGGTCTTCTTGAAACCGGGGACAAGATTTTGCGGATTGAGGGTATTTTTAGGTTGGTATCACTGATATTAAGGTTTGAGATTATACATTTTCTGGTATTTGGATAAATTTCATCTATCCTAAGTAGCAGATTGATGAAATGACGCTATCCTTGTCTTCGCTACCACATGCACCAGCGAATGCAAAATTTCTCTCTGTATTTCGATTTCTTTGCATTAATTTCATACAtgtattcttttctttttctttttttgacagTGGAACTCTGAGTTACATATTCAATAACTTCATGGGGACAAAAGCTTTTAGCCAAGTGGTGAAGGAGGCGAAAGAGGCGGGTTATACTGAACCAGATCCGAGGGATGACCTAGCCGGGACAGATGTTGCCAGAAAGGTATTTGCTGATAAGTTTCGTTCATTGTTACAAGTGTTAACCCAAGTCGAGATCTCATTCTTCAGTTTCAATTTGTTTACTGCTTTGGTTTAGTGTTTGCATGAAGCTGACAAAAATATTTTGAAGCGCCAGTAGTGATTTAAATGCCAACTATGACTTAGAGGTAGCAAAAGTGGCCCAAACCCATTTGACCCGCCCAACCCGCTCAGGTTTTAATGGGTTGGGTATGAGCTACTTTGATGATGGGCTAAGTTTGGGCACAACCCAATTAAATCCATTTATTTTCAGTAGCCCAAATTAGCCCATGATTTCAGTCCAAACTGACCCATGAATAGCAATTGCCCTTTATAGCTTCTAAGGGTGTGTTTGATATGAAGGagattttttggaaaatattttcctagaaAATGAGTGATTTTCTCACTTAATTTACCatgtttggttggtgagtggaaaactttttccgaaaaatattttctaatgtTGCTTAGTTAGAGagttgaaaatatttttctatgctATTCTCTTCAACCCCCTCCACCTAAATCCCTATGTTTCATGTGCCTCCCCCCCCTCCCTGCGCCCCTCTCCCCCCTCCCCAACGTTTTCAGGACTTTATTTTCTTCAAGAATTCAAttattcttttaaaaattgacATAAACCTAAATGAACTAATGTGCTGCTTTACTTTTTTCACACAAGAAAAACCTTGAATTTGAGCTtcataactgaaaagaaaaaactCGTTTTCTTGTTGAAACAAACAACCGTACTCTTTCTACAACATAAAAAGTAAACActttttttgttgaaataaaagaaaatactttttctaaaacatgaaaagaaagtactcattttgtgaaaaagaaaatattttttctatatcatgaaaagaaagtacttattttgttgaaatgaaagaaaatactttttctacatcataaaaagaaaatactcattttgctgaaacgaaaaagaaaatactttatCTACAACATGAAAACAAAGTACtctaaataatattttattttagggTGAGGGTGGGAGGTTTGGGGGTAGGGTGGGGGTTGGGGTGGTGGGAGGTGTGTTCGGGGTGGGTGGAAAGTTCTAATTTTACTACTTTTTTGTTATTCTGATCTTTGTTAGTATTATAAGATAAATAACTATCAAATAAAGTTCTAAAAATCTTAATTGAGGAAATAATTCATTAGGCATGGATTGACATTTATTCCAAAACATAAGACAAGAAACaacaggaaaaaaaagaaaaaacaattcATCATCATAAACTATTCCAGAATGATATTtacgaaaaatgaaaataaaaatcatTGTTATATATATGAGAATATTTTATATATGCTTGTTTAAAAATTGAGAATATTGCaaagatttgggtcattttgggTGGGGTGGGATGGGGGTGGATTACAACTCATTCTTTAGCCCATCTTAACCCAAGTGAACTTTAGGCAGGGTTGGGCAATGACCCATTTAATGAGTCAACTCATCTTGACCTGCGGAAATACAGCCCAAACAACCCATTTGCCACCCCTACGTATGACTTAGTGTTGCAAAACAGCATCTGTCAATTTACTTCTATCCTGGTCGCACCTTGATGTGTTTGCTAACTTGTGCAGATTTACCTCTCATCATAGAAACAAAGACATTTTATTTTGAGTTTGCTGGTTCCCCTGCCATTTTGCTCTCTTAAATAGTTCCACAAGAAAACCAACATCCTGGGAATTGATGCTACACAAATCATGGCTTAATGACTTTTTAATAAGCAATAACTTCCTGATCCAGGTGATAATTCTTGCTAGAGAAAGTGGATTAGAGCTACAGCTTTCAGATATCCCGGTTCAGAGCCTTGTCCCAGAACCATTAAGGGTGAGTGATTAGCTTATACATGCAACATTAGTTGGACGGGCATTTTGTTCTCTGTGAAGTGATATTTGGTGGTTTTCTCAGGCTACTGCATCTGCTGAGGACTTTTTGCTGCAGCTGCCACAATTTGATCTAGAGTTGTCTAAACAGAGGCAAGAGGCTGAAGATGCGGGGGAAGTGAGTATTCCGAATTTATAAAATTAAGCTTGAGTGTTGTGATGGTAATGTTGTCTGAATGAACCCTGCTATACTCCCTCCATTGAAGTTGATGTTTTCTATACCTTTTTAGACTGTTGAAGTTTACTTTAATTTTCCTAATCACGCAAGTTTTAAAATTAGTTTGGGTCGATGCATAGTTGATTGATGCAAGCTTTCGCTTATATAACAATTACAATTCACCTGGAACTTTCCTGAATATTTTGAGCAACCAAATGTAACTTTTTACATTCTGCATATTGCCCCATTTCATGTCAAACAATAAAATTTCAAGCATCATCTTTGTACCTTTGCCAAGTAACATGAAACATTTAATTTTGCATAGGAGTAATATAATATATAGGAACCACAGCCCTTAGTATCTTAGTGTGGACGAATTGTTCATTTTGCTCAATTAAATCTTGTATGGGAACATCACTGATTTGTGTAGTCATTGGTTATGAACCAGATTACCCATTTTGGGTAAAACGTTTTAATTATTGACAGCTGATATGATTTCAATCTTTTTTATTCTTGTTTGCAAAATAAAGTGACTGATCTGTTTGTGTGCATTTGTACTGAGTTTATGTCTTTCTAGATCGAACTCTATGTGATAACTGATAAATACTCAATGCAACATAATCCTTTTGCATCTGAGGACTTCTCTACTAGTAATGTCAAACACTATCTTAATGCATGACAATGCTCCATAACAAAATACGCTTACTTCCCAAAAATAGATTCTTTGAAGTCTTTGTGAAGCATGCTAAGAAAACTTTTGATTTATGAAGTGTGCTTCATTTCTGTTGGAGTGGTCACAAGCATCAACTCTATGTTTTCTCAATCCAGTTTAGCTGCAGAACATGTGTAATGCTTATATTTCCGTACTTGTATTTATGCTTatccatcttcaaaatgttgataTACATGAAGGTCTTGAGATATGTTGGAGCAGTGGATGTTGTCAATGGCAAAGGCACTGTTGAATTGCGGAGATACAATAAGGAACATCCATTTGCGCAACTCTCTGGATCGGACAACATAATTGCATTCACTACTGAAAGATATTGTAAGCAACCTCTAATAGTGCGCGGTCCAGGGGCTGGGGCTGAAGTGACAGCCGGTGGAATATTCAGTGATATATTGCGACTTGCCTCATATCTCGGTGCTCCTTCATAATTCATGGATCGCAAACCAGTATCCTGCTTTGCCCCATGCTCCTATAATTCCGTGTTTCGTTATAGAGTTACATGATTAATATGTAATTTTCAGTAACTAATAGCGTTGTTCACTTTGTAACTTGGCTCTTCACTTCTATTGAAGAGTTCATAGGTTGCTTATTTAGGAATAACTCTGATAATACTAAAGTTGTATTATGGTCCACGATAGAAATATCCTGTACCTGTAGAGGATATACTGTTAGTTAAGCAGGTTGCTGATGTATGTCAATGCAATTAAAAAGCATTGTTTccttttgtgattttttgttttttgttttgtgtgTAACTTTTTGCTGATGTTttttgtgattaatatgctttTGCTTGGTATCATTCCtcttgatttcatgttgttcttatttttcatatatatatatatatatatatatgtatttcttTCATATTGTTTCTGTGGTGTTACTAATATTGTTTTCTTTTGTCttattgagccgagggtctttcggaaacagcctctctactccttcggggtaggggtaaggtctgcgtacacactaccctccccagaccccactagtgggattacactgggttgttgttgttgttgttgttttgtgtgtgtgtgcgcgcgtaTCCACTGTTGATTATTACGTATCCTTGCATTCTTTTGCTTCATAACTTAGTCGCGAGAACTTATGGAGATCTGTAGATAATTGGCTCTGAGGACCAGCTTTATACTGATTACAATACTAGTTTATAATTTAAAATAAgtcatttgggggggggggtaataatccatttaagaccaataacttcttttttttttttttttttggggagtAATGAGTTTTTCAAAGGGTAGCACTTCCTTGCTTTACTATATTTGACTGTATTTCCTTCCTATACCTGGTCTGGAACGGAGAATTAGCTACGTGTGTAATTTTATTTGACGTGCTTTCTGTTCTGGTCAGTCTGAAAAATATTCACATACACTTTCCTAGTAGTAATTTTTACTTTCTATTTTGAGCGATGAAAGCGTTATTGCACCTTTACTTCTCTTTCAGACAAACATCCAATCCAAATACAATTGTTCTTTACAAACATTTGTGGCTATCTGTGGCTGGAAAGTAAGCAATGATCCTTTCTGTCATTCTATAAGTCATGCACTGTGTTAACTTGTTAAAATATCATTCCGAATTGTGGAGGTGACTCGAGATAAAGGAATTCACCTGGGGTTTCAGAATTTACCCCTTTAAAAGAAAAGGACAAAAGTTCAGCACTTTTCCTTTGCAGATTATCCTTCAGTATCATGGGAAACTTAATCATAAACGCTTGAAACCTGTCACTAAAACCAGGTTCTTCGTGGGATTTAGCCATACGAAGGACGGAAGGAGCAGAAAATCAGACAAGAAACACAGAAGAAACCAAACATCAACATACAGCTGCAATTCTGATTTTCTTTAAAGGACTGCAGTAAACTTGGAGCAACTTAACACAAATATACGATCATATTTCCGTAAGTAAGAGAAGAAAGTTTTGAAGAGCCTTCTGATTTCTATTCTTTCGACTTCCACCTGTTGTTCTTGAGATATCTAAAGTCACTTCTGCAGGGTGCATGACTCTGAATTCTCTAGAATTAAAAACATAACTCAGCCAATTTTGGGACCAAGATAAAACTTTGGATCCCTGAAAAACCTTGTGATTGTCTCAGCTGTCGTGGGTGAGAGATCAGTTGTTTCCAGAATGTATTCCTTTGATGACTTAGCTATTGCTTCAATTGAACCAATAGTTTGATAAAGCTGAAacagacaaaagaagagaaaagagtgACTACAACTATCTGGACAGATAAATGTATGTAATTGATAATGCGACACTATCATTCTTTAAAGCACATATTATAAACAAGAAAAGGTGCCATAATTTTGGTATGTCATAGAATACATATGCAATATAGAAGTGACAAGAAGGATCATTAGTGGGATGTGTTCATTCATGTATCAGCATCATTGTGAAAATGCAGCAACATCAATTACTTCAGGCTTTTGCATCAGAATTTGTAAGACGGACAGGATAAAAGGTATTTCAAAAACTAAATACTTTATTTATTTGACCCAATTGTGGTTTATTTCAAAGGTTGTCATAACTCAAACTCATTAGTCAAGTAATACCGGTTGCATGTTTCACGCCTGGATGGTATAGATACAATCCTCGATTTGGCTCAGGCTTTTCATACAAAATAAATGACAAATAACTAAAATGGCATATATTTGATATTGTCGACCTAAAAACTGACCTTACAGTCCACAAACATATGGAAGAAAACTCTGAAATTGCCAAATTAGTATAGTTCAACATATGAATCATAGATTGAGAGAAAAGGTGATACTATGATTCTGCACAAACTTACAGGTAATCGAGAAAAGGATTCGCTATAATAAGGTTTATCATGGTACAAGACATCAGATGGAACATAAATGGGAAAAGCGTTAAATAAAATACCACATTTGCATCATGGCTGTCAACTCCAGGGATTGATGTAACCACTTGTTTGTAAATCTCCATTGCCTGTACTGATTTTTCCTTCTAACAGCAAGGCAAAATGTCTCACGTTCACAAGAAAACACCTGGCTATCAGTCAGAAGACTGGAAAACTATCAACCCTTTACCTCAGCTTTTAATTTTGCCAATACATCCTGTCGTTTGCACACTGCAACAGATACTTATGGCAGTAAATATACAATTAAGTTTCTTTTGTTCAGCTTGGGAGAATTGACATCTTACCCCCACGAGAATGTGCTATCTTCACAATTTTTTCAAAGCCCATCTCAAAGTCTCGCACAGGAACAAATGTTGGCCCTCCATACCTTCAAAAAAATCAAGAGATTATCCAAGTTCTTCAAATTAAGCAACACCTTGATATAGAGATTACAGATAGAAGGCGAAGTTAAATTTGACTCACTTGAAATAGAAGCGTATGAAGGAATCATTCTGTTCCTTTGAAGGGAGGGTGATAACCACATAGAAGCTTGCAAACTGCTCCTTCACTTTCTCAGCTCTACATCAAGTCACAAACTTATCAATTTTTTATAAAGTACAAAATTGGATTTTGAGAGATACAGAGCACATTTACTTTTTAAAGACAGATTCCTTGTCGATGACATCCCAATTGGTCACAAACATGAAAGCAACTGACAAACCGCCAAAGATAAAGATAAAATCCTGTGAATAGGAAATGTTATTACTGCCATTTGCAAAAGAAAGAATTTATACGAAGACCACCACAGCTGAAAAAAAGAATTTATAAGAAGACCACCGCTGAAAAGAGTAGTTACTGGTGCAATTGGAAGAATATTTAAACGGAAAGAACTTTCATTAAGAAAGCGAGAGATGAAATTGAGAAAGGACAGATTCTGTGCATCCCTCCATGTGCTACTCATCACACAAACGCCATTGCAACCTGCAAGAGTTGATGGTCGATGGTAATGTAAGACATTTACTTTCAAACCCGTCCATGTGCTACTCATCACACAAACGCCATTGCAACTTGCAAGAGTTGATGGTCGATGGTAATGTAAGACATTTACTTTCGAATTGCAGTGTCATTGATCCTTACAGTTAAAACAACAATCTAGAACAATTGAAACATCTGGAAATATTATTTATCAAATAAATCTGCAAATATTGTTCCCTGGGGATAAGAACTGCAAAAACCTTGTAAGAACTTATTTGTGAAATACATATTCTCCTTAACATCATAGATTGTTGAAGTATAAATATTGTTTTACATGGAACGAGCAAGAAAGCAAATAAAAGTTTTCTTCAGGACATGATAAGTATAGATCTTAATCATTCAAAGATAAGAATAAGCAAATGAAGATATTCAAGCAATTTGTTTAATTTACTGTTAAAATATTTTTCCTCTAAACAATTAAGCACCAAACATTGATGTTAGTGTTCAATACAACAACATCCTAACATATACTAAGACAAAAACTTCTAAAATGCAACTTATGGCAGTTAATAATTATACATGCATCAAATAATGCCTAAAACACAGTAGTTCGCGATATTTATCAAGCCTCCAGTCTGCATATCACAAGTTCAAAATGCGTCATGTACAAAGTGAATATAACCTTACAAATCATTCCAGATTTAAAAATTAAAGCTGATCCACCACTTTTCGAACCAAAATATTAATCAAATTTATTAGATACGTAGAATAATATGCCAGTTTTTGAACTTTTATAACTGGAAGTATAACATTCACGTTTTGAGATGTATTTTAGATTATTCTAATAAAATTGACAAGAAAATTACTTGAAAATAGAGTTAGTACACAGAATTCTACTTCAAGTACGTTAAATCAAATCCCGAAATTCAGAACTACGTAAATTACAGACGTATTTCATACAAAATTCAAACAAACAGAGAGAAAAAAACTAAAATTCATCGTAACAAAAAAGTCAGTTATCATTCTTCAGACTTATCACATCAAATTTATAAAACTATACGAATTGCTATATTTAAGCAAAACAAATTGCTGATCCTTGTTACACATATATTGTAAAAGAGTGAGTTCGAGAAAATGAGAAAATACATGAAGTCGATAAGCTTGTAGTATTTGAAAGTGATCTCGAATCGTTGAATCCTCCTCGACTCATCACTGCTCTATTTGAAAGGAGAATGAAATATGCGTTTCTGTGTGAGTTCAGCAAATGAGCACTAAATTCGTGAGCTGGCTTATATATAGTCGTCCATCCTCCGAATTTTGGGCCAATTTGGGCCGAGAATTAATGGGCCTGGACTATACTCGGTCTAGGCCGGCAACTAACCAATGGAGAGGGAAAAGCATAAGTAggcaatatttaagaaaaaatttcAGATACCTAGCAGCACAGACAGTTAATAATTATAGGAATTTTtatctcctatagcaaaggttaataccttatttatattaaataaataccatttaaataaattatattctatagataccatttATGGTTTATAGCAAAATTTCTAATTTTGGTTATCTCCTACACTTACGCCGCTAAACacgttattttttatttttctctctccctttTTAGATTTTTCTCTCTCATAATTACCGTATTTTATTAAAACTTCTCAATACATgttctttctctctcttattttgatACACTTTATTCTCTTTCCCATTCCCTGTAAACTCGCCCAAAACCAGAGAAACCTCTCACCCACACCACTTCCTTCTTCCCAATCTCGACGTAAACCCTAATTTTCTCTCTATTGTTGTCATTTGTTTCTATAATTAGTGTGGTAAGTATTTAAATTTTTTGATTTACGCTATTTTTGTTTATTCTCAACGTGTCTACTCACCAAGTTTTCTCTAATCAACAATATCCAATCGTATCCTCACAATGTCTGATTCAACACCCCGCAAGTTCATTACCAGAGGTATACCCACTAAAATTCTGACTTTTGATGGGCTCACTTTCTCCTTGCAAATCACTCAAGGGGAATTGGATGCAGGTTTAGCCAAAAATATGGCATTGGAGAAGAGAACAAAATCTCGCCATGACAAGTTCAAAGAAACCCAAGTTGAGAAATCATTGAAAGAAACAAGACTTCCCATTgcggaaaaaaggaaaaaacatatTTCTGAAGCGTCATCTGTCAAGGGGAAGGAGGTTGAAGCAAGTAAAAGCTCGGATACACTGGAAGAAAAGGTAATTTCCGATGTATTCATTTGTATTGTTGATGTATTCAtctgtatttatatgtataaacTTGTTGACTTCTCTGTTTTTTATGTATATAAATACATGTGCATGTATTTAGTTTTATTCAAAAAGGATATTCAATGTATTTTTGTACTTACAGAAATCAATGATACAAATATGTATATGTATTCTGATGTATGCAAATTCACTTTTACTGAATTGTATGTTGCATAATGCATTTTAGATTTATTTAGATGTATTTAAATAGTTCTTTCATtgttttttttaccttaataGACTGACCTTGTCATATTGCATATAGTTGTATTTATAAGGATTTTCAAAGTTCCCATCACTGTTTTATTCTAATTACAATGTCTTTATTTGTTGTATGCATATGCATTATATGTGTACATATATTTCTATCACTGATATCTTACTCCAGTTTATTTTTGCAgtttgtatttagttgtattcatATTAGTTGTACTATGAAATATgtgttgtattcagttgtatttatatgtTAGTATATACACTGATATATGGTGCAAATAATCAGCCAAACTTTGCTTATCTGATGAACGGCATGTTCAATGACAAGGAAAACATGGTAATTTACAATTTGTATCCTGGCTAGTTTATAATTCACTAATCATTACTGTTTCATACAGTTGCATACAATTACTATTGCATACAGTTACTACTGCATACATCTGTATAAAGTTGAATACAGTTGCTACTGCCTTCATTATTACTGCTGCATACAGTTCCATATAATTTACTAATCATTACTGCTGCCTTCATTTGAATATGAATTACATTTAGATTCCATATTTGCATATATCTATTATAGTAAGACTTTGATTGTATTTCGTTTTTCAGATTGTTTACAAGGACATACATCCAACTGATATAGAGCTTGCCGTTATTTAGATTCCTCTAGTAGGCATTGCTGTTGAGAACAGTCCTACTCCTACTTATTCAGACAAGTCGGCAGAGGATTCAGATGACTTTTCTCCTACACCTGATCTTTAGTGTAAGAAGAAACATGCTGGAAGTGTTGGTCCATCTTCATCACCGCCCCACAAAAAGGCAAATGACAGATTATTTATCCCTCAAATATAGAGACTCAATCAAAGATTCCTCCTATTGGCGTATCTGAAATTGCACAAAATGTTGAACATCGCAATCAGCCGGCAGATTCCAAAAATgatgaagtatcttctttgaggAAAGACCTAAATTCATTCAAAGAATGCGTATATTTTTGGCACACTTTTCTAATTATTTCTATCTTGCTAAGGTTGTGGGCGAGTTCAAGTCTCTGAGATCATTGATCAATGATAACTTTAAGATGCTTTCTGACCATCTTCAAGACAATCAGCAAGAAAAAAGTTTACACCAGAGAAAGGAAACCACAGGGAGACGTGATGATGGTATTGAAATGTCATATGATTCCAACTTTCAAGATATTCCAAAGGGTCACAGACATACTGATACAGCTGTCGATGATAATGTTGGGGTTTAACATTTTTTAACTTCATTAGTATATGTTTATATCTCCTGTTTGCTCTTATTCGGATTAATCATATATAAAACAATTTGTAACATTATGAAATACAAGTATATACAGAAtatttcagtatttttaattatCTTAATCCTATATGCATTTGTATTTTCCTGACTTTATTTATACATAATTATTGTGATCTTCACATGTTGTATCTAGatgtattcatatatatatatatatatatatatatatatatatatatatatatatatattaaaatatgaTACTTGTATATATTTAAGCTTCCTCTATATAGTAATGTTATTACACAGCAGTTAGATGCATATAAATATTGTCTCAAATAACAactgtatttatatgtatttagATATATTCTTGACATATAGTCTGATGTATTTAAattctccacttaaatacaacCTCAAGAAAATACAAATTCAAGATCAAATATGTATTCtctttatatgtatttatatgtattcatACAGTCAGTTACTATATGTATATAGGTCATTTATAATACACTAATATTGATGTATACGTCTAACA encodes the following:
- the LOC104249652 gene encoding protein PARTING DANCERS homolog, with amino-acid sequence MSRGGFNDSRSLSNTTSLSTSCCNGVCVMSSTWRDAQNLSFLNFISRFLNESSFRLNILPIAPDFIFIFGGLSVAFMFVTNWDVIDKESVFKKAEKVKEQFASFYVVITLPSKEQNDSFIRFYFKYGGPTFVPVRDFEMGFEKIVKIAHSRGVCKRQDVLAKLKAEKEKSVQAMEIYKQVVTSIPGVDSHDANVLYQTIGSIEAIAKSSKEYILETTDLSPTTAETITRFFRDPKFYLGPKIG